In Herbaspirillum sp. WKF16, one genomic interval encodes:
- a CDS encoding DUF2076 domain-containing protein, whose amino-acid sequence MSPQETQALQDFLQQLTQVRGVAKDVQAESMIAAAVAQQPDAAYLLVQRALLMEQALKAANAQVASLQNQVQALQPAAAPTPGFLDGNAWGHAPASPSPVRSAPGLAPVPAYAAAPVQAAAQYPAAAAPSSGFLGGGMGGMGGMLGTVAATAAGVAGGAFLYQGIEHLINGNTGSNGSGSGSAHQNGLSAPVENVENTTVNNYYASDAARTPAAAGDDAASGNDLADLSDIDLGDSGGFDDSTA is encoded by the coding sequence ATGAGTCCGCAAGAAACACAAGCGCTGCAAGATTTTCTCCAACAACTGACGCAGGTGCGCGGCGTCGCCAAGGATGTCCAGGCCGAATCGATGATCGCCGCCGCCGTCGCGCAGCAGCCGGATGCCGCCTACCTGCTGGTGCAGCGGGCGCTGTTGATGGAGCAGGCGCTGAAGGCCGCCAATGCCCAGGTCGCATCGCTGCAGAACCAGGTGCAGGCCTTGCAGCCCGCCGCCGCGCCCACGCCGGGTTTTCTCGACGGCAATGCCTGGGGCCATGCGCCGGCGTCGCCTTCGCCTGTGCGCAGCGCTCCCGGCCTTGCGCCGGTTCCGGCCTATGCGGCGGCTCCGGTGCAAGCAGCTGCGCAATACCCGGCGGCTGCGGCGCCGTCGTCGGGTTTCCTTGGCGGCGGCATGGGCGGTATGGGCGGCATGCTGGGTACGGTCGCCGCCACTGCCGCCGGCGTGGCGGGCGGCGCGTTCCTGTACCAGGGAATCGAACACCTGATCAATGGCAACACTGGCAGCAACGGCAGCGGCTCGGGATCCGCGCATCAGAACGGGTTGAGCGCGCCGGTGGAGAACGTCGAGAACACCACCGTCAACAACTACTACGCCAGCGATGCCGCCAGGACGCCGGCTGCGGCCGGCGACGACGCGGCATCGGGCAACGATCTTGCGGATCTCTCCGACATCGATCTCGGCGACAGCGGCGGCTTCGACGATTCCACGGCGTGA
- a CDS encoding FecR family protein: MMASESNQPDTILLTEAADWLVRMQSGSWTAAEQLLLEQWQARSASHAAAWARAQSVLHAFGRLPARAGHDVLDTLGRQDRRRALRRLGLTMLAAPVVWAGWRQLPWDSWSADFSTATGERKTVALPDGSQLALNTGSAVKVAFSAGERRLHLVAGEILVTTAREHAPVYRPFIVQTPQANIRALGTRFSVRLDDDDTLVAVFEHAVEVQPHGGIDATRLDAGQQARFGADGLRQSVGKAAPTLASWQQGMLAVQDMPVGRFVAELARYRRGWLRCDPDIAGLRISGVFPLDDIDASLAMMARTLPVRVRQRTRYWLTVEPA; the protein is encoded by the coding sequence ATGATGGCAAGCGAATCCAACCAACCCGACACCATCTTGCTGACGGAAGCCGCCGACTGGCTGGTGCGCATGCAGTCGGGCAGCTGGACGGCCGCCGAGCAGTTGCTGCTGGAGCAGTGGCAGGCGCGCAGCGCCTCCCACGCCGCGGCCTGGGCGCGCGCGCAAAGCGTGCTGCATGCCTTCGGCCGGCTGCCTGCCCGTGCGGGCCACGATGTGCTCGACACGCTGGGCCGCCAGGATCGCCGCCGCGCGCTGCGCCGGCTGGGACTGACCATGCTGGCCGCGCCCGTGGTGTGGGCCGGATGGCGCCAGTTGCCCTGGGATAGCTGGAGCGCCGATTTCAGCACCGCCACCGGCGAGCGCAAGACCGTCGCGCTGCCCGATGGATCGCAGCTTGCGCTCAATACCGGCAGCGCCGTGAAGGTCGCATTTTCCGCCGGCGAGCGCCGCCTCCACCTCGTGGCCGGGGAAATCCTGGTGACGACGGCCCGCGAGCATGCGCCGGTCTACCGCCCATTCATCGTGCAAACCCCGCAGGCAAACATCCGCGCCCTGGGCACGCGCTTCAGCGTGCGCCTGGATGACGATGACACCCTGGTCGCCGTCTTCGAGCATGCGGTGGAAGTGCAACCGCACGGCGGCATCGACGCCACCCGTCTGGACGCCGGACAGCAGGCCCGGTTCGGCGCCGACGGCCTGCGACAGTCAGTCGGCAAGGCCGCGCCGACGCTCGCCTCCTGGCAGCAAGGCATGCTGGCGGTGCAAGACATGCCGGTCGGCCGCTTCGTCGCCGAGCTGGCGCGTTACCGGCGAGGCTGGCTGCGTTGCGATCCGGATATCGCCGGCCTGCGCATTTCCGGCGTGTTCCCGCTGGACGACATCGACGCCAGCCTGGCCATGATGGCGCGCACGCTGCCGGTGCGGGTCCGGCAGCGCACCCGCTACTGGCTCACGGTGGAGCCGGCCTGA
- a CDS encoding NAD-dependent succinate-semialdehyde dehydrogenase, with amino-acid sequence MPTYKYDPLYLFIDGAWLEAGSRDTAAVVNPATGAALGRLPLATAADLEQALATAQAAFDVWRHTVPEQRARILKNAANLMRERAGHIAVQMTLEEGKPLGESRDEVLRAADYFEWFAEEARRIDGRVVPANRPGVQQLVKRQAIGPVAAFTPWNFPAITPARKLSAALAAGCSVILKPGEESPATALALARCLDDAGLPKGVLQVVFGVPDMVSSQLIASPIIRKVAFTGSVPVGRLLSERAAAGVKPITLELGGHGPVLVFEDADIDAAAAGGAANRFRGTGQICISSTRFLIQRGAYRRFAEQFVAATGKLVIGDGMAPDTQVGPLANPRQLAKMEALVADAVEQGAKVLAGGRRIDGPGYFFEPTVLADVPMSARIMHEEPFGPIAVLRPFDTIEDGLAEANRLPYALSAYAFTRDARTAIDVGDGLEAGMIGINQYRIVATELPFGGMKESGHGSEGGTEGIGHYLSNKFISQA; translated from the coding sequence ATGCCAACGTATAAGTACGACCCCCTTTACCTGTTCATCGACGGCGCGTGGCTGGAAGCCGGCAGCCGGGACACCGCTGCCGTCGTCAACCCGGCAACCGGCGCCGCCCTGGGCCGCCTCCCGCTGGCCACGGCGGCCGACCTGGAGCAGGCCCTGGCGACGGCGCAGGCCGCCTTCGACGTTTGGCGCCATACCGTGCCCGAGCAGCGCGCCCGCATCCTGAAGAACGCCGCCAACCTGATGCGCGAACGCGCCGGGCATATCGCCGTGCAGATGACCCTGGAAGAGGGCAAGCCGCTGGGCGAAAGCCGCGACGAAGTGCTGCGCGCGGCCGACTACTTCGAGTGGTTCGCGGAGGAAGCGCGCCGCATCGACGGCCGCGTCGTCCCCGCCAACCGGCCGGGAGTGCAGCAGCTGGTCAAGCGCCAGGCCATCGGCCCGGTCGCCGCCTTCACGCCCTGGAATTTCCCCGCCATCACGCCTGCCCGCAAATTGTCCGCCGCCTTGGCGGCAGGCTGCAGCGTCATCCTGAAGCCGGGCGAGGAGAGCCCGGCGACGGCCCTGGCGCTGGCCCGTTGCCTGGACGATGCTGGCTTGCCCAAGGGCGTGCTGCAGGTGGTCTTCGGCGTGCCCGACATGGTGTCGTCGCAGTTGATCGCCTCGCCCATTATCCGCAAGGTCGCCTTTACCGGCTCCGTGCCCGTCGGGCGGCTGCTGTCCGAGCGCGCCGCGGCCGGCGTCAAGCCGATCACGCTGGAGCTCGGCGGACACGGTCCGGTCCTGGTGTTCGAGGACGCCGATATCGACGCCGCGGCCGCCGGCGGCGCCGCCAACCGTTTTCGCGGCACCGGCCAGATCTGCATCTCATCTACCCGCTTCCTCATCCAGCGCGGCGCCTACCGCCGCTTTGCCGAGCAGTTCGTGGCAGCTACCGGCAAGCTGGTGATCGGCGACGGCATGGCGCCCGACACCCAGGTCGGTCCGCTGGCCAATCCGCGCCAGCTGGCCAAGATGGAGGCGCTGGTGGCGGATGCCGTCGAGCAGGGCGCGAAGGTGCTCGCCGGCGGCAGGCGCATCGACGGCCCCGGCTATTTCTTCGAACCGACCGTGCTCGCGGACGTTCCGATGAGCGCCCGCATCATGCACGAGGAACCGTTCGGCCCCATCGCCGTCCTGCGTCCCTTCGACACCATCGAAGACGGCCTGGCCGAGGCCAACCGCCTGCCTTATGCGCTGTCGGCCTACGCCTTTACCCGCGACGCGCGCACCGCCATCGATGTCGGCGACGGGCTGGAGGCCGGCATGATCGGCATCAACCAGTACCGCATCGTCGCCACCGAACTGCCCTTCGGCGGCATGAAGGAAAGCGGTCACGGTTCCGAAGGCGGCACCGAGGGCATCGGCCATTACCTGAGCAACAAGTTCATCAGCCAAGCCTGA
- a CDS encoding LysR family transcriptional regulator, whose product MQSEKFAEFLGVFADVAREGSFSGAGRRRGRTPSSIGRQIDMLEAYLDTPLFLRSTRLLTLTDAGEALLVRARQILDSLEDAQQELASMKGAVTGILRVACFPTFGKRYVLPVMGELARRYPDVRLELDLTERIADPVAERLDLVIRIGDMADSTLIGARIATQTRILCASPAYIAQAGMPARLDQLAAHRLIDKLHGADLLGWADVLGQPARAASAQPVFACDDFEAMRLAALEGLGIGYLPDWVVGPDVKEGQLLQLFPEWSAQARASTGIHALRALRQPPARVTVFLDALRGLIGHPPTWAPGGQEHSGETWPE is encoded by the coding sequence ATGCAATCAGAGAAATTCGCGGAGTTCCTGGGCGTGTTCGCCGACGTCGCGCGCGAAGGCAGCTTTTCCGGCGCAGGCCGGCGCCGCGGCAGGACGCCGTCCTCGATAGGCCGGCAGATCGATATGCTGGAGGCGTATCTCGATACGCCGCTGTTCTTGCGCTCCACCCGGCTGCTCACGCTCACCGATGCGGGCGAGGCGTTGCTGGTGCGGGCAAGGCAGATCCTGGATTCGCTGGAAGACGCGCAGCAGGAGCTGGCGTCGATGAAGGGCGCGGTGACCGGGATCCTGCGCGTGGCGTGCTTCCCCACCTTCGGCAAGCGCTATGTGCTGCCGGTGATGGGCGAGCTGGCGCGCCGCTATCCCGACGTGCGGCTGGAACTGGATTTGACGGAAAGGATTGCCGACCCCGTGGCCGAGCGCCTGGACCTGGTCATCCGCATCGGCGACATGGCCGACAGCACGCTCATCGGCGCGCGCATCGCCACCCAGACCCGCATCCTGTGCGCCAGCCCGGCCTATATTGCACAGGCGGGCATGCCGGCGCGGCTGGACCAGCTCGCCGCCCATCGCCTGATCGACAAGCTGCATGGCGCGGACTTGCTGGGATGGGCCGATGTGCTGGGACAGCCGGCGCGCGCGGCGAGCGCGCAACCCGTCTTCGCCTGCGACGACTTCGAGGCGATGCGCCTGGCCGCGCTGGAGGGGCTGGGCATCGGCTATCTTCCCGATTGGGTAGTCGGCCCCGACGTCAAGGAGGGCCAGCTGCTGCAGCTGTTCCCCGAATGGTCGGCGCAAGCGCGCGCCTCGACCGGCATCCACGCCCTGCGCGCGCTGCGGCAGCCCCCTGCCCGCGTCACCGTCTTTCTGGACGCCCTGCGCGGCCTGATCGGGCATCCGCCGACATGGGCGCCCGGCGGGCAGGAACACTCAGGCGAGACTTGGCCGGAGTGA
- a CDS encoding NAD(P)H-quinone oxidoreductase: MKAITFDQFGAADVLHIGEVAEPTLRPHDLLVRTRAAGVNRADLTHRRGGYGWPDFGDSTIMGLEIAGDVIAVGEQVQGYAVGDRVMGIVGGGAYAEVSRIDYRMAMPIPGEMDYIHAAAITEVFVTAHEALIHLGNLQAGESVLVHAGAGGVGGAAVQLAHAVGATVYTTAQSGAHGLVHSMGADHAIDYEKEDFSEAIARLTGNRGVNLILDFIGAPYFERNVNSLDFGGRLVQIGIMGGIANAKIPLDRLLYRHLKIIGTVMKSRSQEVKHAMSARFKERWLSRFGPDGLNPVIDSVFPLAEAGAAQQRMEDGLNVGKIVLVT, translated from the coding sequence ATGAAAGCCATCACCTTCGATCAATTCGGCGCCGCCGACGTGCTGCATATCGGCGAAGTCGCGGAGCCGACGCTGCGCCCGCACGACCTCCTGGTGCGCACCCGCGCGGCCGGCGTCAACCGCGCCGACCTCACTCATCGCCGCGGCGGCTACGGCTGGCCGGACTTCGGCGACTCCACCATCATGGGCCTGGAGATAGCGGGCGACGTCATCGCCGTCGGCGAGCAAGTTCAGGGCTATGCGGTCGGCGACCGCGTCATGGGCATCGTCGGCGGCGGCGCCTACGCGGAGGTCTCCCGCATCGACTACCGCATGGCCATGCCGATTCCCGGGGAGATGGATTACATCCATGCCGCCGCCATCACCGAGGTCTTCGTGACGGCGCACGAGGCCTTGATCCACCTGGGCAACTTGCAGGCCGGCGAGAGCGTGCTGGTGCACGCGGGCGCAGGCGGTGTCGGCGGCGCCGCAGTCCAGTTGGCCCATGCCGTGGGCGCGACGGTATACACCACCGCCCAGTCCGGCGCGCATGGGCTGGTGCACAGCATGGGCGCCGATCACGCCATCGACTATGAGAAGGAGGATTTCTCGGAGGCGATCGCCAGGCTGACCGGCAATCGCGGCGTGAACCTGATCCTGGATTTCATCGGCGCGCCGTACTTCGAGCGCAACGTCAATTCGCTCGATTTCGGCGGGCGCCTGGTGCAGATCGGCATCATGGGCGGCATCGCCAACGCGAAGATTCCGCTGGACCGCTTGTTGTACCGTCACCTGAAGATCATCGGCACGGTCATGAAGTCGCGTTCGCAAGAGGTGAAGCACGCCATGTCGGCCCGCTTCAAGGAGCGCTGGCTGTCGCGCTTCGGGCCGGATGGGCTCAATCCCGTGATCGACAGCGTGTTTCCTCTGGCCGAGGCCGGCGCCGCGCAACAGCGCATGGAGGATGGCCTGAACGTGGGCAAGATCGTGCTGGTCACCTGA
- the infA gene encoding translation initiation factor IF-1: MPKEELIEMQGKVSEILPDARFRVDLDNGHTLIAYTAGRMRKNFIKILAGDKVTLELSPYDLSKGRITFRHIENRTPGTRKFPRRR, translated from the coding sequence TTGCCTAAAGAAGAACTCATTGAAATGCAGGGGAAAGTCAGCGAAATCTTGCCGGATGCGCGTTTCAGGGTAGACCTCGATAACGGCCATACGCTGATTGCGTACACGGCAGGCCGCATGCGTAAAAACTTCATCAAGATCCTGGCCGGCGACAAGGTCACGCTTGAACTGTCTCCCTATGACCTGAGCAAGGGACGCATCACTTTCCGCCATATCGAAAACCGCACGCCGGGCACGCGCAAGTTTCCTCGTCGCCGATGA
- a CDS encoding glutathione S-transferase, translated as MKIYDRPGFPNPARIRIVLAQKGLDAKVTFESVDLIGAQHKEDAFLAKNPSGVLPLLELDDGTLIAESTAITEYLDNLDGNPVLTGSTPREKGLIHMMQRRAESELLDAVGIYFHHATPGLGPALQKHKSPQWEHRKQWGERERDRAIRGMCYFDQVLREHPFVAGDNFSMADITVFAGLAFADAAGIQIADELAQLKAWRARVAELPAVKNRSGQDFEAEDLRRMGF; from the coding sequence TTGAAGATTTATGATCGCCCCGGCTTTCCCAATCCCGCCAGGATCCGCATCGTTCTTGCACAAAAGGGACTTGACGCCAAGGTCACCTTTGAATCCGTGGACCTCATTGGCGCACAGCACAAGGAGGATGCCTTCCTGGCCAAGAATCCTTCCGGCGTACTCCCCCTGCTGGAGCTGGACGATGGCACCCTGATCGCCGAGAGCACTGCGATTACGGAATACCTGGACAATCTCGACGGCAATCCTGTCCTGACCGGCAGCACACCCAGGGAGAAAGGGCTGATTCACATGATGCAGCGGCGCGCCGAAAGCGAATTGCTGGATGCCGTGGGAATCTATTTCCATCACGCCACCCCAGGCCTGGGCCCGGCGCTGCAGAAACACAAGAGCCCGCAATGGGAACATCGCAAGCAATGGGGCGAACGCGAACGCGACAGGGCAATCAGGGGCATGTGCTACTTCGACCAGGTCTTGCGCGAGCATCCGTTCGTCGCCGGCGACAATTTCTCGATGGCCGACATCACGGTCTTCGCGGGCCTGGCATTCGCCGACGCCGCCGGCATTCAGATCGCCGACGAACTGGCGCAGCTCAAGGCGTGGCGAGCCAGGGTGGCAGAACTGCCTGCCGTCAAGAACCGCAGCGGCCAGGATTTCGAAGCGGAAGATCTTCGCCGAATGGGATTTTAA
- a CDS encoding carboxymuconolactone decarboxylase family protein, protein MKPIDFTSPRAAARPFTPKLSDFVEEPLYSEVWQDRDLAPRDRSLITIACLIALNHANELPAHLRRGLQNGLTKTELSAAITHLAFYAGFPAAITASAYANAAFAEDGAA, encoded by the coding sequence ATGAAGCCCATCGATTTCACCAGCCCCCGCGCCGCCGCGCGCCCGTTCACGCCCAAGCTTTCCGACTTCGTCGAAGAGCCGCTGTATTCCGAAGTCTGGCAAGACCGGGACCTGGCGCCGCGCGACCGCAGCCTCATCACGATCGCCTGCCTCATCGCGCTCAATCACGCCAACGAACTGCCGGCCCACCTGCGTCGCGGCCTGCAGAACGGCCTGACCAAGACCGAGCTCAGCGCCGCCATTACCCACCTGGCGTTCTACGCCGGCTTCCCCGCGGCGATCACCGCGTCGGCCTATGCCAATGCCGCCTTCGCCGAAGACGGCGCGGCCTGA
- a CDS encoding sigma-70 family RNA polymerase sigma factor, with the protein MSATLAAQERIESLYCAYHGWLHAWLRKKLGNSFDAADLAHDTFLRVMNSQRLLSLGDEPRAFLTDVAKKVVIDHWRRREIERAYLESIAHLPQPQVPSEETRLLIQEAIAVCDAMLFKLGAKTRRIFLMAQLEGLTYQQVAEATGVSLITVKRHMRDAFVACMQTL; encoded by the coding sequence ATGTCCGCCACGCTTGCCGCACAGGAAAGAATCGAGTCGCTGTATTGCGCCTATCACGGTTGGCTGCACGCATGGCTGCGCAAGAAGCTCGGCAACTCCTTCGATGCCGCCGACCTCGCCCACGACACCTTCCTGCGCGTGATGAACAGCCAGCGCCTGCTGTCGCTGGGCGACGAGCCGCGCGCCTTCCTGACCGACGTGGCGAAGAAGGTGGTGATCGACCACTGGCGCCGGCGCGAGATCGAGCGGGCTTATCTCGAATCGATCGCGCACCTGCCGCAGCCGCAGGTGCCCTCCGAGGAAACCCGCCTGCTGATCCAGGAAGCGATCGCGGTCTGCGACGCCATGCTGTTCAAGCTGGGCGCCAAGACCCGCAGGATCTTTCTCATGGCCCAGCTGGAGGGCCTGACCTACCAGCAGGTCGCCGAGGCCACCGGCGTGAGCCTGATCACCGTCAAGCGCCACATGCGGGATGCGTTCGTGGCCTGCATGCAGACCTTGTGA
- a CDS encoding TetR/AcrR family transcriptional regulator, with product MSAADTRENIMSAARKTVQARGYNALSFRDLAAEVGIKSASVHYHFPTKGDLGAALARRYSEDGSGFLAAIKTGSKSARAAMQQYTDIFRSALVDDNRMCLCGIMSAEHDDLPEEVRVEINRFNQMNIAWLSELLAGGSNDARQLKQVRNRALAVFAAIEGAQLIARGQGDIAVYDQIIEGYRQAGLFP from the coding sequence ATGAGCGCCGCTGATACCCGTGAAAATATAATGAGCGCCGCCCGCAAGACGGTGCAGGCGCGAGGCTACAACGCCTTGAGCTTCAGGGACCTGGCTGCGGAAGTCGGCATCAAGAGCGCAAGCGTGCACTACCATTTCCCCACCAAGGGCGATTTGGGCGCTGCCCTGGCGCGCCGCTATTCGGAAGACGGGAGCGGATTCCTGGCCGCGATCAAGACTGGCAGCAAGAGCGCGCGCGCCGCCATGCAGCAGTACACCGATATCTTCCGGTCGGCGCTGGTGGACGACAACCGGATGTGCCTTTGCGGAATCATGTCCGCTGAACACGACGACCTGCCGGAAGAAGTGCGGGTGGAGATCAATCGCTTCAATCAGATGAATATCGCCTGGTTGAGCGAGTTGCTTGCCGGCGGAAGCAATGACGCCAGGCAGCTTAAGCAGGTCAGAAATCGGGCGCTGGCCGTTTTCGCCGCGATCGAAGGCGCCCAGCTCATTGCCCGCGGGCAGGGAGACATCGCCGTCTACGATCAGATCATCGAAGGCTATCGCCAAGCGGGCCTGTTTCCCTGA
- a CDS encoding TonB-dependent siderophore receptor: MTSKPMHQKVQQNRPRFSPLTLAIHAALLGMAVAVAAPAARAQSAAAGSEASRSYRIEAGSLGEALVQFAAQSGVRLSFDATTLAGQTSPGLQGNYSVKGGFARLLGGSGYVLQELGDGSYALQARRDQSSLPAVTVTAQGEGSATEGSGSYTATGPSATATRMGLSLRETPQSVTVITRQQMDDQALTNVSEVLEKTTGITVGRNDSERFTFYSRGYQIENFQFDGIPNTMDAANQYTTSLADSAIYDRVEIVRGATGLLTGAGYPSAVVNLVRKKPAREFAASVEAGAGSWGRRRLVADVSTPINEAGTVRGRVVAAGQNSDSFTDHYSRDTRNAYAIVEADLTPHTLLSLGVDYMETRADGASFGHIPLFYSDGSPTNFPRSWNPAARWAYWNNSSSNVFATLKHDIGGGWKIDLAASHLSQRRDAVFGTTYYGTVDRATGAGISMLSGTNPSQAQTDAFSATLTGNFPLLGRTHDLSVGANYSRQNRDAQNYNTTFTAIDNYFAWNGNVARPAAEKYEDWKIRIVEKGLSLATRLRPTDALSVILGARASWYDLLDKSTAVDTGLTTVANDLHVKRKITPYAGVVYDINKQWSAYASVTDIFNPQTYYKDAGGGALPPLTGRAHEVGIKAELLDRKLNASLALFHIRQNNAPQYVDVNPATGEEIYVPISGVTSRGVEMELSGSITPAWNLFAGYTFRTSSAPAQPDAVLSAVNTNQPKHLFKLGTSYRLPDDWSRWTVGGNLTWQSDTYFQQSSAPYYRADQPSYAVVGLMAHYEFSRKLSATLHINNLLDKTYMPGLGSYGTGMYGDPRNVLLTMKYAF, translated from the coding sequence ATGACCAGCAAGCCGATGCACCAGAAGGTTCAGCAGAACAGACCGCGTTTTTCCCCGCTCACCCTCGCCATTCATGCCGCGCTGCTCGGCATGGCCGTCGCCGTTGCCGCGCCGGCGGCCCGGGCGCAAAGCGCCGCCGCCGGCAGCGAGGCCAGCCGCAGCTACCGCATCGAGGCGGGGTCGCTGGGCGAGGCGCTGGTGCAATTCGCCGCGCAGTCGGGCGTGCGGCTCTCCTTCGATGCGACAACGCTGGCCGGCCAGACCAGCCCCGGGCTGCAAGGCAACTACTCGGTGAAGGGCGGATTCGCGCGCCTGCTGGGCGGCAGCGGCTATGTGCTGCAGGAGCTCGGCGATGGCAGCTACGCATTGCAGGCCCGGCGCGACCAGTCCTCCCTGCCGGCCGTCACCGTGACGGCGCAAGGCGAAGGCAGCGCGACCGAAGGCAGCGGCAGCTACACCGCCACCGGCCCCAGCGCCACCGCCACCAGAATGGGCCTGTCCCTGCGTGAAACGCCGCAGTCGGTCACCGTCATCACCCGCCAGCAGATGGACGACCAGGCGCTGACCAACGTCTCCGAGGTGCTGGAAAAGACTACCGGCATTACCGTGGGCCGCAACGACAGCGAGCGCTTCACCTTCTACTCGCGCGGCTACCAAATCGAGAATTTCCAGTTCGACGGCATCCCCAATACCATGGACGCCGCCAATCAATATACGACCTCGCTGGCCGACAGCGCGATCTACGACCGCGTGGAAATCGTGCGCGGCGCCACCGGCCTGCTGACGGGCGCGGGCTACCCGTCGGCGGTGGTGAACCTGGTGCGCAAGAAACCCGCGCGCGAGTTCGCGGCCTCGGTGGAAGCCGGCGCCGGCTCCTGGGGACGCCGGCGCCTGGTGGCGGACGTCTCCACGCCGATCAACGAGGCCGGCACGGTGCGCGGCCGCGTCGTGGCGGCCGGGCAGAATTCGGATTCCTTCACCGACCACTACAGCCGCGACACCCGCAACGCCTATGCCATCGTCGAAGCCGACCTGACGCCGCACACGTTGCTGAGCCTTGGTGTGGACTATATGGAAACGCGCGCCGACGGCGCCTCCTTCGGCCACATACCGCTGTTCTACAGCGACGGTTCGCCCACCAATTTCCCGCGTTCATGGAACCCGGCCGCGCGCTGGGCGTATTGGAACAACAGCAGCAGCAACGTGTTCGCGACGCTGAAGCACGATATCGGCGGCGGCTGGAAGATCGACCTGGCGGCCAGCCATCTCTCGCAGCGGCGCGACGCGGTCTTCGGCACCACCTACTACGGCACGGTCGACCGCGCCACCGGCGCCGGCATCAGCATGCTGTCCGGCACCAATCCGTCGCAGGCCCAGACCGATGCGTTCAGCGCCACGCTCACCGGCAACTTCCCGCTGCTGGGCCGCACGCACGACCTGAGCGTGGGCGCGAACTATTCGCGACAGAACCGCGATGCGCAGAACTACAACACGACCTTCACCGCCATCGACAATTACTTCGCATGGAACGGCAACGTCGCGCGCCCCGCCGCCGAGAAGTATGAGGACTGGAAGATCCGCATCGTCGAAAAGGGCCTCTCGCTGGCCACCCGCCTGCGCCCGACCGATGCGCTCTCGGTCATCCTCGGCGCGCGCGCCAGCTGGTACGACCTGCTCGACAAATCCACCGCCGTGGACACCGGCCTCACCACCGTGGCCAACGACCTGCACGTCAAGCGCAAGATCACGCCCTATGCCGGGGTGGTCTACGACATCAACAAGCAATGGTCGGCCTACGCCAGCGTGACCGACATCTTCAATCCCCAGACCTATTACAAGGATGCCGGCGGCGGCGCCCTGCCGCCGCTGACCGGCCGCGCCCACGAAGTGGGCATCAAGGCCGAGCTGCTGGATCGCAAGCTCAACGCCAGCCTGGCCCTGTTCCATATCCGCCAGAACAACGCGCCGCAATACGTGGACGTGAACCCGGCCACCGGCGAGGAAATCTATGTGCCCATCTCGGGCGTCACCAGCCGCGGCGTCGAGATGGAACTGTCCGGCAGCATCACGCCCGCCTGGAACCTGTTCGCCGGCTACACCTTCCGCACCTCCTCGGCGCCGGCCCAGCCCGACGCCGTGCTCAGCGCGGTCAACACCAACCAGCCCAAGCACCTGTTCAAGCTCGGCACCAGCTACCGCCTGCCGGACGACTGGTCGCGCTGGACCGTGGGCGGTAACCTCACCTGGCAAAGCGACACCTACTTCCAGCAATCGTCGGCGCCCTACTACCGCGCCGACCAGCCGTCCTATGCCGTGGTCGGCCTGATGGCGCACTATGAGTTCAGCCGCAAGCTCTCCGCCACGCTCCACATCAACAACCTGCTCGACAAGACCTACATGCCCGGACTGGGCTCCTACGGCACCGGGATGTACGGGGATCCGCGCAATGTCCTGCTGACGATGAAGTATGCGTTCTGA